A window of Lentibacillus sp. Marseille-P4043 contains these coding sequences:
- a CDS encoding YvrJ family protein, producing MEAWISFITEVGFPIVVTFYLLHRIEGKLNLLIESIHALPQKMK from the coding sequence ATGGAAGCATGGATATCATTTATAACAGAGGTAGGCTTTCCGATTGTGGTAACATTTTATTTGTTGCACCGCATCGAGGGTAAACTCAATTTATTAATTGAATCCATTCATGCATTGCCTCAAAAAATGAAATAA
- a CDS encoding nucleotidyltransferase substrate binding protein: MLEVESDIIYDGVIQRFEFTFELSWKLMKMFLEYTGTTEIRNPRATIREAFANGLIDDGEKWIDMMVDRNKTSHLYDEDEARYIYEKIRNRYNTLFLKLRDRMEREIKQIH; this comes from the coding sequence ATGTTAGAGGTTGAAAGTGATATCATCTATGATGGAGTGATTCAGCGATTTGAATTCACATTTGAACTAAGTTGGAAATTAATGAAAATGTTTTTAGAATATACCGGTACAACGGAGATTAGAAATCCAAGAGCGACGATACGTGAAGCATTCGCTAACGGTTTGATTGACGATGGAGAAAAATGGATCGACATGATGGTTGATCGAAACAAAACTTCACATCTATATGATGAAGATGAAGCAAGATATATTTATGAAAAGATAAGAAACCGCTACAATACACTTTTCCTAAAATTGAGGGATAGAATGGAGAGGGAGATTAAGCAGATTCACTAA
- a CDS encoding MFS transporter, producing MPKEESLTPLKMLLFCFHATNTIILSFLPLYLRYKGLDGTEIGWVLAVGPLAAIFSQPFWGYLSDKYKTVKWMLVICIIGLLISSILFFQMNGLVALILMGAVFYFFTSPIGALGDSLAQRRADDLNVNFGGIRMWGSIGFAISSLIVGKVLSSIGVQYMIWPYLFFGTCALIVALRLTDVKVESDPIRLKDISKIIRNKPFFLFLFMIMFLSISHRANDSYIGLYIAQLGGSEGMVGLAWFVGVASEAAVFALAFFWFRKFHTLIFIIIAGVLYSIRWFLYAVIDDPIYIIPLQVLHGLTFGIFYLSAFQFISRLIPKLLQSTGHLVFYAVFFGISGIVGSLTGGALIDSYGGGTLYFVMGCCALFGTILLVVYHILPYGKETTVRNVD from the coding sequence TTGCCAAAAGAAGAATCATTAACACCGCTTAAAATGTTATTATTCTGTTTTCATGCGACAAATACAATTATCTTAAGTTTTTTGCCGTTATATTTACGGTATAAGGGTTTGGACGGAACGGAAATTGGTTGGGTTCTAGCCGTTGGTCCTTTAGCAGCTATTTTCTCCCAGCCATTTTGGGGATACTTGAGTGATAAATATAAAACAGTGAAATGGATGCTAGTAATCTGTATCATCGGTCTTTTAATTAGCAGTATCCTATTCTTCCAAATGAACGGGTTAGTTGCGCTTATCCTGATGGGTGCGGTCTTCTATTTTTTCACCTCCCCGATCGGAGCGTTAGGTGACAGCCTTGCACAACGACGGGCTGACGACTTGAATGTGAATTTCGGTGGTATTCGAATGTGGGGATCAATTGGGTTTGCCATTTCTTCCCTTATCGTCGGCAAAGTTCTCTCTTCCATCGGTGTTCAATATATGATCTGGCCATACCTGTTCTTTGGAACCTGTGCACTTATAGTGGCTTTACGCCTTACCGATGTAAAGGTAGAATCAGATCCTATCCGGTTAAAAGATATATCGAAAATCATCCGGAATAAACCGTTCTTTCTCTTTTTATTTATGATCATGTTTCTATCGATTTCCCACCGGGCGAATGATAGTTATATCGGACTTTATATTGCCCAGCTTGGCGGTAGTGAGGGGATGGTTGGGTTAGCATGGTTTGTTGGTGTAGCGAGTGAAGCTGCTGTATTCGCGTTGGCCTTCTTCTGGTTTCGGAAGTTCCATACGTTGATATTCATTATCATAGCTGGAGTTTTGTATAGTATTCGCTGGTTTCTTTACGCCGTAATTGACGACCCTATTTACATTATTCCATTACAGGTTTTGCACGGTTTAACATTTGGCATATTTTATTTGTCAGCTTTCCAATTTATTTCGAGATTAATTCCTAAATTACTTCAATCAACTGGCCATTTGGTCTTTTATGCAGTTTTCTTTGGAATCTCAGGAATAGTTGGATCGCTAACTGGCGGAGCGCTGATCGACTCCTATGGTGGAGGAACACTCTATTTTGTAATGGGTTGCTGTGCATTGTTTGGAACTATATTACTGGTAGTCTATCATATTTTGCCGTATGGAAAGGAAACTACTGTACGAAATGTAGATTAA
- a CDS encoding MOSC domain-containing protein yields the protein MNAPYVHKLLIGKVKKMGHSDATDRMDRPWESGIFKNSVTSGVWLGKTGLMGDQVGDTKNHGGPEKALFAYPTMHYDYWIQELDLETIGIGAMGENLAVDYAEENSVCIGDTYELGDAVIQVSQPRQPCWKPARRFRIMDFALRIQKSGRTGWYFRVLKEGYVQEKSELRLVERPYPQWTIKKCNEVMHVHKKDLKLAEELAACTHLGENWKRTLHKRLSGHVSSVEKRVYGPNKE from the coding sequence ATGAACGCACCATATGTACATAAATTACTAATCGGAAAGGTAAAGAAAATGGGTCACAGTGATGCAACGGACCGGATGGACAGGCCGTGGGAAAGTGGTATTTTCAAAAATAGTGTTACATCGGGCGTATGGTTAGGAAAAACAGGATTAATGGGAGATCAAGTGGGAGATACAAAAAATCATGGCGGACCGGAAAAGGCACTATTTGCTTATCCAACGATGCATTATGATTATTGGATACAGGAACTTGATTTGGAAACCATAGGCATTGGTGCAATGGGAGAAAATCTAGCGGTTGATTATGCGGAAGAGAATTCTGTTTGTATTGGCGATACGTATGAGCTTGGGGATGCTGTTATTCAAGTTTCCCAGCCGCGTCAGCCTTGTTGGAAACCCGCCCGTCGTTTTCGGATAATGGACTTTGCTTTGCGCATCCAAAAAAGCGGACGAACAGGCTGGTATTTTCGTGTTTTAAAGGAAGGTTACGTGCAGGAAAAGTCGGAACTGCGTTTAGTGGAACGGCCATATCCGCAGTGGACGATTAAAAAGTGTAACGAAGTCATGCATGTGCACAAAAAGGATTTAAAGCTTGCCGAAGAACTTGCGGCATGTACGCATTTAGGTGAAAATTGGAAACGAACATTACATAAACGATTGTCGGGGCACGTTTCCTCGGTTGAAAAACGTGTGTATGGCCCTAATAAAGAATGA
- a CDS encoding nucleotidyltransferase family protein, protein MIGGDVVIIPGNLAELTGISQRFIDELLAHCSSNSLIKKVVLFGSRARGDFHLRSDIDLAIYTNNVTHTQQNLIEFTIQEMLTHLKIDIIFTDRLTKNALIDNIKRDGVIVYEQGKAIREA, encoded by the coding sequence TTGATTGGAGGCGATGTCGTTATCATACCCGGGAATTTGGCGGAACTAACTGGAATTTCTCAGCGTTTTATCGATGAATTACTGGCGCATTGTTCATCTAATTCTTTAATTAAAAAAGTAGTCCTATTTGGATCAAGAGCACGAGGGGATTTTCATTTGCGTTCGGACATTGATTTAGCAATTTATACAAATAACGTTACTCATACACAGCAAAACTTAATTGAATTTACCATCCAAGAAATGCTGACACACTTGAAAATTGATATTATTTTCACGGATCGTTTAACAAAAAATGCATTGATAGACAATATTAAACGAGATGGGGTGATTGTATACGAGCAAGGAAAGGCTATACGAGAAGCTTGA
- the msrA gene encoding peptide-methionine (S)-S-oxide reductase MsrA gives MENTLKKATFAGGCFWCMVKPFDQWDGIDSIVSGYTGGHVENPTYEDVKTGKTGHYESVEITYDPAIFSYRDILHIYWRQIDPTDDGGQFQDRGDSYRTAIFYHDTEQKNIAEASKAALEDSGKFKKPIVTKILPATTFYPAEDYHQDFYKRNEQEYKEDRAKSGRDEFIAKTWEK, from the coding sequence ATGGAAAATACATTAAAAAAAGCAACATTTGCCGGGGGCTGCTTCTGGTGCATGGTAAAGCCATTTGATCAATGGGACGGGATTGACAGCATTGTCTCAGGCTATACTGGCGGTCATGTGGAAAACCCAACTTACGAGGATGTAAAAACTGGTAAGACCGGTCATTATGAATCTGTTGAAATAACTTATGACCCTGCCATCTTTTCCTACCGTGACATTCTCCATATCTATTGGCGGCAGATTGACCCAACCGATGATGGTGGGCAATTTCAAGATCGCGGTGATTCTTATCGGACGGCTATTTTTTATCATGACACAGAACAAAAAAACATTGCTGAAGCATCAAAGGCAGCGCTTGAAGATAGTGGAAAATTCAAGAAACCAATCGTAACGAAAATACTGCCAGCAACAACATTTTATCCTGCCGAAGATTATCATCAAGATTTCTATAAACGAAATGAACAGGAATACAAAGAAGACCGCGCCAAATCAGGCAGGGATGAATTCATTGCCAAAACATGGGAAAAGTAG
- a CDS encoding NCS2 family permease, with product MKKYFRFEELGTNYKTEFMAGLTTFLAMAYILFVNPATLALVGVEDLPEGVTRIDQGAVFTATAISGAIGSLFMGVIAKYPIALAPGIGLSAFFAYTVVLGYGIPWQTALSGVLVSGLIFIVLTLTGLREKIINAIPANLKLAVGVGIGFFIAFIGFQNAGIIVGSDSTLVAIGDLTSPTVLLAIFGIVISVILLSLDIKGGIFYGMILTAIVGILTGLIDPPSGLGGIVGEVPSVAPTFGEAFAHFGDIFSTDMLVVILTFLFVDFFDTAGTLVAVATQAGLMKDNKLPRAGKALFADSTATAVGAVIGTSTTTSYIESSAGVGAGGRSGFTAVVVAGLFVLSLFFSPLLSVITSEVTAPALIIVGVLMSSALKDIDWDKFEIAVPAFLTIAAMPLTYSIATGIAIGFIFYPITMTMKGRIKEINPIMYLLFVIFVLYFIFLS from the coding sequence ATGAAAAAGTATTTCCGATTTGAGGAATTAGGCACAAATTATAAAACCGAATTTATGGCAGGATTAACAACTTTTTTGGCAATGGCCTATATCTTATTTGTAAATCCGGCAACGTTAGCGTTAGTGGGGGTTGAGGATCTCCCGGAAGGCGTAACCCGTATTGATCAAGGTGCCGTTTTCACCGCGACAGCCATTTCTGGTGCTATTGGTTCACTATTCATGGGAGTTATTGCGAAGTATCCGATTGCTTTAGCACCTGGGATAGGATTAAGCGCATTTTTTGCTTACACGGTAGTACTTGGCTATGGGATTCCGTGGCAAACAGCATTATCCGGTGTATTGGTTTCAGGACTTATTTTTATTGTATTAACATTAACTGGTTTACGGGAAAAAATTATTAATGCGATACCAGCTAATTTGAAGTTAGCAGTTGGTGTTGGAATCGGCTTTTTTATTGCTTTTATTGGATTTCAGAATGCAGGCATTATTGTTGGCAGTGATTCAACGTTAGTTGCGATCGGTGATTTGACATCACCAACTGTCTTGCTCGCGATATTCGGTATTGTTATTTCGGTTATTTTACTTAGCTTAGATATCAAGGGTGGAATCTTTTATGGGATGATCCTGACAGCTATCGTAGGTATTTTAACTGGATTGATTGATCCGCCATCAGGCCTTGGTGGCATTGTTGGGGAAGTACCAAGTGTAGCGCCTACTTTTGGTGAGGCATTTGCCCATTTTGGTGATATTTTTTCCACGGATATGCTTGTGGTTATTTTGACATTTCTCTTTGTTGATTTCTTTGATACAGCTGGAACACTTGTAGCAGTTGCGACTCAAGCCGGTTTGATGAAAGATAACAAACTCCCACGCGCCGGAAAGGCACTATTCGCTGACTCGACCGCAACAGCAGTTGGTGCTGTTATCGGTACATCAACAACGACATCGTATATTGAATCTTCAGCAGGTGTTGGTGCAGGAGGAAGGTCCGGCTTTACTGCGGTGGTTGTAGCTGGACTGTTTGTTTTATCATTATTTTTCTCGCCATTATTAAGTGTTATTACCTCTGAAGTGACTGCACCTGCTTTAATTATTGTTGGGGTTTTGATGTCATCAGCATTGAAAGATATCGATTGGGATAAATTTGAAATTGCTGTACCAGCGTTTTTAACTATTGCAGCAATGCCGTTAACGTATAGCATTGCAACTGGGATTGCGATTGGGTTCATTTTCTATCCGATTACAATGACCATGAAAGGGCGCATCAAGGAAATTAATCCGATTATGTATTTGTTGTTTGTGATATTTGTGTTGTATTTTATATTTTTGAGTTAG
- a CDS encoding DUF2922 domain-containing protein has translation MKKIELKFLNKEGKTVTYSLEKPIDPIDPAAVKSAMDEIMIQNAFTSTGGDLVSIKGARVVEQNVTEIELN, from the coding sequence ATGAAAAAGATAGAGCTTAAATTTTTGAACAAGGAAGGTAAAACTGTCACATACTCACTAGAAAAACCGATTGATCCAATTGATCCAGCTGCTGTAAAAAGTGCGATGGATGAAATTATGATACAAAATGCGTTCACATCCACTGGTGGCGATCTTGTTTCTATTAAAGGTGCGCGTGTTGTGGAACAAAATGTAACCGAAATTGAATTAAATTAA
- a CDS encoding DUF1659 domain-containing protein: MAVAETYQSTLRLVLDDGADVLTGKPIYKTKSFNNVKTSATADQLFAIAEAVAGLQERPLYNIERRDSSEIRQA, from the coding sequence ATGGCAGTAGCAGAAACGTATCAATCAACACTGCGATTAGTGCTCGATGATGGGGCGGATGTGTTAACTGGAAAGCCAATCTATAAAACGAAAAGCTTTAACAATGTGAAGACAAGTGCAACAGCTGATCAGTTGTTTGCTATCGCAGAGGCAGTTGCTGGATTGCAGGAACGTCCGCTTTACAACATTGAACGCAGAGATAGCTCGGAAATTAGGCAAGCCTAA